The Streptomyces sp. WZ-12 genome segment AGTCGGCGGTCGGGTCGGGGGCATAGGCGCCGCCCGGGCCGAGGAACATGATCTCGTCGCCCGGCCGGGCGGTCGCCGCCCACGGGCCGGCCAGCCCGCTGTCGCCGTGCACGACGAAGTCCACGGTCAGCTCGCGGGCCTGCGGGTCCCAGGCGCGCACGGTGTAGGTGCGCGTGCGGGGCCACTGGGCGCGCGGCAGCTCGGCCCGGATGTGCGCCATGTCGAACGGTTCGGGGTAGTTGACGTCCGGCAGCGGGAAGACCAACTTGACGTAGTGGTCGCTGAATTCGCCGGCGTCGAACGCCGCCAGGCCCTCGCCGCCCAGGACCACGCGCACCATGTGCGGGGTGAGCCGCTCGGTGCGCCGCACACGGGCGCGGTGCAGTGTGGGCGTGCTGCGGGCCGGTCGCTGAGCTGCCACGGCTTCTCTCCCCTGGACGCGGTCGGGGCGGGGTGCGCCCGAGGAGCGACCCCGCCTGTTAGGTATACCTAACCTAACAGCTCACGGCCGGAGCGCGCCCAACAATCGCTGCAGTGCGCCGCCCAGCCCCCACTGGGCGGCCAGCGCCTCCAGTCGTTCCGGGTCGGCCGGTTCGACGGGCAGCGCGATCTCGCCGTCCGGGATCGGGACGTCGGTGGCCACCTGGACGACCTTGGGTGCGACGGCGAGGTAGGGCCGCGCCTCGGTGAGCCGCTTGCGCTGGGCCGGGGTGATCTTCGAGGTCGGGTCCTCGGCGGCGGCGATGATGCCGGCCAGGTCGCCGTAGACGTCCAGCAGTTTCGCGGCGGTCTTCTCGCCGACGCCCGGCACGCCCGGCAGGCCGTCGCTGGGGTCGCCGCGCAGCAGCGCCAGGTCCGCGTAACCGGGGCCGTCCACCCCGTACTTCTCGCGCAGCAGCGCCCCGTCGGTGAGTTGCAGGGTGCCGACGCCCTTGAGCGGGTACAGCACGCGGATGCCGCGGGCGTCGTCGACGAGTTGGAAGAGGTCGCGGTCGCCGGTGACGATGTCGACCGGGCCCTTGGCCCGTGCCGTGAGGGTGCCGATGACGTCGTCGGCCTCGTAGCCGGCGGCGCCGATCCGGGCGATGCCGAGTGCGTCCAACACCTCCTCGATCACCGGGACCTGCGGGGAGAGGGTGTCCGGGATCTCCTCCTCGTCGGGCCCGGTCGACCCCGCGGGCGCCTCCTCGGCGACCCGGTGCGCCTTGTAGGAGGGGATCAGGTCGACCCGCCACTGGGGGCGCCAGTCGGCGTCCATGCACGCGACCAGGTCGTCGGGGTGGTGGTCCTGGACGAGCCGGGCGATGAAGTCCAGCAGTCCGCGCACCGCGTTCACCGGGGTGCCGTCCGGGGCCTTGACCGATTCCGGTACCCCGAAATAGGCGCGGAAGTACAGGGAGGCGGCGTCGAGGAGCATCAGGCGTCGAGTCACACACCGCATGATGCCGTATGCCCCAAACGTCGCCCCGGTGTGAGGTAACTCACCGTTGTGTTTGAGCCGGATAAAGCCGGGCAGGCGCGCAGCCGGAGCGGACCCGGTTGCGGTTTCAACATCTCGCCGGTGAAGACGAGCCGAACTCGTCCCGCACCACGACCTGCCAGCGGGGGCGGCGGGTCGTTTCTCGTGCGACAAGAGAGGTATATGTGTCCAGGCTGCAAGCCGAGCACTTGTACAAGGTGTTCGGCAGACGACCCGAGGACGGGGTGCGCAGACTCCAGGCCGGCGCCGGCCGGGAGGAGCTGCGGGCCGATGGCACCACCGCCGCGGTGATCGACGCCTCCATCGAGGTGGACGAGGGCCAGATCTTCGTCGTCATGGGTCTGTCCGGATCCGGCAAGTCCACGCTGCTGCGCATGCTCAACGGCCTGCTGGAGCCGACCGCGGGCAGCGTCCGCTTCGACGGCCAGGACCTCACCTCGCTCACGCCCAAGGAACTGCGCGCCGTCCGCTCCCGGAAGATATCCATGGTCTTCCAGCACTTCGCGCTCTTCCCGCACCGCAGCGTGCTGGAGAACGCCGCCTACGGCCTGGAGGTCCAGGGCGTGGCGCGCGCCGAGCGGGAGCGGCGCGCCACCGAGGCGCTGGAGCTCGCCGGGCTCAAGGGCTGGGAGAAGTCCTGGCCGGACGAGCTCTCCGGCGGCATGCAGCAGCGCGTCGGCCTGGCCCGCGCGCTGGCCACCGACGCCGATCTGCTGCTGATGGACGAGTCCTTCAGCGCGCTCGACCCGCTGATCCGCCGCGATATGCAGGACCAGCTTCTGGAGCTGCAGAAGACGCTGAAGAAGACCATCGTCTTCATCACCCACGACCTCAACGAGGCGATGCGGCTCGGCGACCAGATCGCCGTGATGCGCGACGGCCGGATCGTCCAGACCGGCAGCGCCGAGGACATCCTGGTGCGGCCCGCCAACGACTACGTCGCCTCCTTCATCCAGGACGTCGACCGCAGCCGGGTGTTGACCGCCGGCGCGGTGATGACGGACGTCGACTCCGTGCTGGGCGACGCCGCCCCGGGCGGGACCGGGTTGGCCACCGCCGCCGCGTTCCGGGCCGCCGCGCCCGCCACCGTCGGCGTGGACACCCCGCTCGCCGACCTGTTCACCGCCTGCTCGACCAGCGCGGTACCGGTCGCGGTCACCGACGAGCGCGGCGAACTGGCCGGCGCGGTCACCGCGGAGCGGCTGCTCGCCGTGCTGGGCGAGCCGAGCCTCCCGGACGCGGCGCCGACCGTGCCCGCACCGGCCGCCGCCGACAAGACCGAGGGCACGGTGACCGCCGATGCCTAGGATCCAGATCGGTAGCTGGGCCAACGACGCCGTCAACTGGCTGCGCGACAACCTCGACTGGCTGTTCCAGCTCATCACCACGGTGCTGAACGGCCTCTACAACGCGATCCACACCGTCCTCGCGGCGCCTCAACCGCTGGTCCTCGCCGGCATCCTGGCGGTGCTCGCCTGGTGGCTGCGCGGACTGCCGGCCGCGGTCCTCACCTTCCTCGGCTTCGCGCTGATCGACTCCATCCAACAGTGGGGCCCGACCGTCGAGTCGCTCTCGCTGGTCCTGGTGGCCTGCCTGATCACCGTCGTGGTCGCGGTGCCGTTGGGCATCTGGGCGGCCCGCAGCCGGGTCGTCGGCGGCATCCTGCGCCCGGTGCTGGACCTGATGCAGACCATGCCGGCGATGGTCTACCTCATCCCCGGCATCCTCTTCTTCGGCCTGGGCGTCGTCCCCGGCATCGTCGCCACCATCGTCTTCTCCATGCCGCCCGCGGTGCGGATGACCGAGCTCGGCATCCGGCAGGTCGACGGGGAACTGGTCGAGGCGGCCGAGGCGTTCGGCACCCACCCGCGGCGCACCCTGCTGCGGGTCCAGCTCCCGCTCGCGCTGCCGACGATCATGGCCGGTATCAACCAGGTCATCATGCTCGCGCTGTCCATGGTCGTGATCGCCGGCATGGTCGGCGGCGGCGGCCTCGGCGCGTCCGTCTACAACGCGATCAGCTCGGTCAACGTCGCCCTGGGCGCCGAGGCCGGCCTCGCGGTGGTCATCCTCGCCATGTACCTGGACCGGATGACCGGCGCGCTCAACCAGCGGGTCTCCCCGCTCGGCCGGCGGGCGCTGGCCAAGGCGCAGGCGGCGCTGGGCGGTTGGAAGTTCCTCCAGTGGCGGCCCGCGACCTCGGTCGCCATGGTCGGCGTCGTCGTGCTGGCGCTGCTGGCCGGCGGGATGAGCTACCTCAACAACAACGGCTCCGGCGCGTCCGGCGGCGGCAACGGCAAGCCGATCACCCTCGGCTACGTCAACTGGGACGAGGGCAAGGCCACCACGTACCTCTGGAAGGAGATCCTGGAGGAGCGCGGCTACAAGCCCAAGGTGCAGGCGCTGGAGGCCGGTCCGCTCTTCGCCGGCCAGGCCCGCGGCGACATCGACGTGCAGACCAACGCCTGGCTGCCGGTCACCCACGCCGAGTACTGGAAGAAGTACCAGGACCAGCTTGAGGACCTCGGCACCTGGTACGACAAGACCTCGCTGGAGATCGCGGTCCCGTCCTACGTCAAGGACGTCAAGACCCTCGACGACCTCAAGGGCAGGAGCGCCGAGTTCGGCGGCAAGATCACCGGCATCGAGCCGGGCGCCGGCGAGATGAAGATCCTCAAGGACAAGGTCCTGGGCGCCTACGGGCTGGGCGGCGAGTACAAGGTGCAGGAGTCCAGCACCGCCTCCATGCTCAGCGAGCTCGACCGGGCCATCCACAACAAGAAGCCGATCGCGGTCACCCTGTGGTCCCCGCACTGGGCGTACGACAAGTACCAGCTCACCAAGCTCAAGGACCCCAAGGGCGCCTTCGGCTCCGGCGACGGCCTGCACATGCTGGGCCGCAAGGGCTTCGCCAAGGACATGCCCGAGGTCGCGAAGTGGATGAAGAACTTCCACCTCGACGAGAAGCAGCTCACCAGCCTGGAGAACGCCATCAAGTCGGCCGGCGAGGGCCACGAGCAGGACGGCGTCCGGAGCTGGCTGAAGCAGAACCCCGGTCTCGTCGAGAAGATCGCGCCGTCCGCGCACGCCACCTACGCCAAGGGCGCGGACGCCGGCAAGTCCCCCAACATCGGCTACCCGGCGTGGGACGAGGGCATCGCCACCGCCTACCTGTGGAAGAACGTCCTGGAGAAGCGCGGCTACCAGCCCAACCTGCGCAACCTCGACGTCGGACCGATGTGGACCGGCCTGTCCACCGGCCAGATCGACGTGGAGACCGACGCCTGGCTGCCGGTCGCCCAGAAACAGTACTGGGACAAGTACAAGGACGATCTGGTCGACGTCGGCGCCTGGTACGACAAGACCTCGCTGGAGATCGCGGTCCCGTCGTACGTCAAGGACGTCAAGTCCATGGACGATCTGCGGGCGCACAAGGACGAGTTCAAGGGCAAGATCATCGGCATCGAGCCGGGCACCGGTGAGATGCAGCGCCTGAAGAGCACCGTGCTGCCCGCCTACGGCCTGTCGGACTTCGAGGTCACCTCGGCCGGCACCAGCGCGATGCTCGCCGAACTGGACCGGGCCTACCGCAACCACGAGCCGGTCGCGGTCGTGCTGTGGTCGCCGCACTGGGCCTACAACAAGTACCAGCTCACCAAGTTGGCCGACCCCAAGGGCACGTGGGGCGCCAACAACCAGATCAAGACGCTCGGCAACAAGAGCTTCCCGAAGAAGTTCCCGGAGTTCTACGGCTGGCTGAAGAACTGGAAGATGACGCCCGACGAACTCGGCAGCCTGGAGAAGGACATCCAGGACGCGGGGAAGGGGAACGAGGACAAGGGCGTCCAGAAGTGGATCGACGGGCATCCGGGGATCGTTGATGAGATGGCGCCCGTGAAGTAGGCGCTGGATTCTTCCCACGTTGTCGGCTTTCCCGCCGTGAGCCCGCGGCTGGCCGCGCCCCACGTTGTCGGCTTTCCCGCCGTGGGGGTTGCTGTTGGCGCCTGCGGCGCGGGACCGCTGCGCGGGGCTGTTGGGTGTGGGGACGGGCCTCCGGGGCCGGTGTGCAGGACTGCTTCGCTCTACGTCCTGCACACCGGCCCCTCCGGCCCGTCCCCTCCCGTTTGTTGGGTGGGATGTGGTTGGTGGGGGTTGCGGCCGGTGGTTCTCAGCGGGCCGTTTCCCAGGGGGTTGGGCCTACCGTTGAGGTATGGGGCTGCGCGTGGTGTCTTTGGTGCCTTCGTTGACGGAGGCGGTGGCGGTGAGTGCGCCCGGGGTGGTGGTGGGGGCCACGGATTGGTGCAGTCATCCGGTGGGGCTGGATGTCGTGCGGGTCGGGGGGACCAAGAATCCCGATGTCGGGCGGATCGTGGGGTTGGGTCCGGATGTGGTGATCGCCAACGAGGAGGAGAACCGGGCGGTTGACCTGGCGGCGTTGCGGGCCGCGGGATTGCGGGTCTTGGTGACCGAGGTGCGGTCGTTGGAGCAGGCGTTCGCCGAGTTGGCGCGGGTGTTGGCGGAGGGGTGCGGGCTGGCGCGGCCGGGGTGGTTGGACGCGGCGGAGGACGCCTGGCGGGCGGTGCCGGTTCCGGTGGTGGAGCGGACCGCGGTGGTGCCGGTGTGGCGGCGGCCGTGGATGGTGGTGGGGCGGGACACCTTCGCCGGGGACCTGTTGCGGCGGCTCGGGGTGCGGAACGTGTACGCGGAGCACGAGGAGCGGTATCCGCGGATCGCGTTGGGCGAGCTCAATGCCGTCGGGGCGGATCTGGTGGTGTTGCCGGATGAGCCCTACCGGTTTGCCGGGGACGATGGGCCCGAGGCGTTTCCGGGGATGCCGGCGGCGTTGGTCAGTGGGCGTCATCTGACGTGGTACGGGCCGTCGTTGGTGCGGGCGCCGCAGGTGTTGGCGGCGGGGCTGGCCGAGTCGGCGTGGGTGCGGCGGCTCTGATCGTGAGTCAGGCCGTGGTCGGCCGGGGCGGGGCGAGCAGGCGGCCGCGGGCCAGGCCGTGGGCGGTGCGGGTGCCGGTCACCGCGACGGCTATGACGAGGGCGGCGAAGAGGGCCACCGCGAGCCAGCCGTAGGCGGTCAGGCCGGTGTGGCGGGCCAGGCCGGCGGCGCCGGTGACGCAGGTGCCGACGGGGAAGGTGAAGCCCCACCAGGTCATCGCGAAGCCCATGCCGCGGCGGGCGGCGCGGACCACCAGGGCCGTGGCGAGGGCCAGCCAGAGGAGGGCGAAGCCCAGCACCGGGACCCCGTAGAGCACCGCGAAGGCGCTCATGGCGTGCGCGGTGGACGGGGTGACGACGCCGGGGGCGACGTCGGCGAGGTTGTTCACGGCGGTGGTGGACTGGCCCAGCGGGCCGAGGACGAGGAAGAGGGTCGGGGTGAGGGCCAGGGGGAGCGGGCCGTGGTGGAAGAGGCGGCTCAGGACCAGGGGGAGGACGGCCAGGGTCATCAGGAGGGACATCCCGAAGAGCGCGTAGCAGGCCAGGAGGAGCGCCTTCTGCGGCTGGCCGGGGGGCAGGTGGGGGATCAGGGCCGGGCCCAGGGCGGCCGAGACCATGGGGGCGACCAGGGGCAGTAGCCAGACCGGGGAGGCGCTGCCCTCGGTGATCTTGTGCCGGGCCACCATCAGGTACGGGATGCCGGCCGCGGTGGCCAGCCCGACCAGGGTTCCCGCGGTCCACAGCACGGCGTCGGCGGCCACCGCGGCGGGGGTGCCGATGATGTCCCGGCCGACCGCGAGGGTGCCGCCGCCGACCGCCAGCAGCGCCATCGCCAGGCATCCGTAGAACGGGGCGACGGTCGGGTCGAGCAGGTGGCGGCGGGCCTGGTCGGAGTGGCGCGCCCAGTGGACGGCGCGCGCGGTCAGCAGGGTGAGCAGCAGCAGCGCGGACAGCGCCCAGACCACCTGGTAGGCGGCGCGGAGGCCGGGGGCGGTGAGCGGCAGCGTCGCGCCGGCGTTGGCGACGATCGCGGTGCCCATGACGGCGGCGTACCAGTTGGGGCCGAGATGGCGCACCGAGGAGGGGCCGGGGGTCGGGGCGGGGGCGCCGGTGGCGGGGTTTCTGGGCGGGGCCTGGGCTACTGAGGACATGGCACAACGGTCGCCCGTCCGGTCCCCGCCGACCAGGGATCTTGTCTCTATGAGGGCATAAGATGGGGTTATGAGTGGCGAGACGAAGGAGTGGGCCGGGGCGCCGGGCGACGGGGTTCCGCTGCACCACCGGGTGCCGGACCTCGGGGCGCTGGAGCTGCTGCTCGCCGTCGCCCGGCTCGGCAGCCTGGGCCGGGCCGCGCGGGTGATGGGCATCACCCAGCCCGCCGCGAGCAGTCGGATCCGTTCCATGGAGCGGCAGTTGGGGGTGGCGCTGGTCGAACGGTCGCCGCGCGGTTCGCGGTTGACCGAAGCGGGGGCGCTGGTCACCGACTGGGCGCGGCGGGTGGTGGAGGCCGCCGAGGCGTTCGACGCGGGCACCCAGGCGCTGCGAGGGCGGCGCGATTCCCGGTTGCGGGTCGCGGCCAGCATGACCATCGCCGAGTACCTGCTGCCCGGTTGGCTGATCGCGCTGCGCGCGCAGCGCCCGGGGACGGCGGTGTCGCTGCTGGCGGGGAACTCCCGCTTGGTCGCCGAGCGGCTGCTGGCCGGCGAGGCGGACCTCGGCTTCGTGGAGGGGCTGGACGTCCCGGCGGGGCTGGACGAGGTGGTCGTCGGGCGCGACAGGCTGGTCGTGGTGGCCGCCCCGTCCCACCCGTGGGCCCGGCGCCGCACCGGGCTGACCGCCGCCGAACTGGCCGCGACGCCGCTGATCCTGCGGGAGCGCGGTTCGGGCACCCGGCAGGTGCTGGACGCGGCGCTGGCCGGGACCGGGGGGCTGGCCGCGCCGCTGTTGGAGCTCGCCTCGACCACCGCGGTGAAGTCCGCGGTGGTCAGCGAGGCGGCCCCGTCCGTGCTGAGCGAGTTGGCGGTGCGCGAGGAGCTGACCGCCGGCCGGCTGGTGGCCGTCCCGGTGCGCGGGCTCGAACTCGCCCGCGAGCTACGGGCGGTGTGGCCCGCGGGCCAGCGGCCGGTGGGGCCGGCGCGCGATCTGTTGGGGCTGACGCGGCGGGGGGCCTGAACGGCCGCCTCCGGCGGGGCCGGTCCGGTGGGGCGGGGGCGGACCGGCCCTACTCCGCGCCGGCCGGCGCCGGTCGGCGGGCCGTGCCGAGGCGGGTGAAGAGCGCCGTCAGGGTCGCGGCGGTCAGCGCGGCGGCCGGGACGCCGCTGCCGAGGAGGGCGTGCGCCCACGTGGGCAGCGGCGCGTAGAGCCGCGGCGCCAGGAGGGGGAGCAGACCGGCGAGGAGGGTGAGGGCGAGGACGGTGGCGGCGGCGCGGTCGTCCAGGTCGGTGCCGGCCAGCATCGCGATGCCCATGGCAGCGATCACCGCGTAGATCACCAGCGCCGCACCGCCGACGACCGGCACCGGGAGCGCCGCCAGCAGCCGGGTGAGGGGCGCCAGCAGCCCGCACAGCACCAGCAGCGCTCCCGCGGCCGCGGTCACGAACCGGCTGCGGACGCCGGTGAGTCGGACGACGCCGATGTTCTCCGCACTGGTCACCATCGTCACGCCGCCGAACAGCCCGGCCAGGAGGGACGCCGCCGCATCCGCGCGGGCGGTGCGCGGCACGTCGCGGGCCGGCCGCGGATCCCGGCCCACCGCCCGGCTGTTGAGCACCGTCTGACCGGTCGCCTCGGCGAGCGAGGCGAGCGCGAAGACCAGCAGCGGCAGCGCGGCGAGCAGGTCGAAGTGCGGGACGCCGTACGGGAGGAGGCGGGGGAGGGCCAGCACCGCGTCCCCCGGTACGGCGCGGAACGGGGCGCCGCTCAGGGCCGTCGCGGCGGTGCCGACCGCCATGCCCAGCAGGACCGACAACTGCCGCCAGACGCCGCGCAGCAGCAGGAATCCCAGCGCGGTGGCGGCGACGGTGACCAGCGCCGGGCCGCCGCCGGCGGTCGCCATCGGGGCCGCCACCGCGACCATGGTGACCCCGATGACCAGCACCGTCGCGCCCATCACCAGCGGCGGGAAGAACCGCACCAGCCGCCCGTACAGCGGCAGTGCGGCCAGCAGCAGCGCGGCCGCGAGCAGCACCGCGCCGGAGGCGGTGGCCGCGCCGTGCTCCCGGGCGATCTGGAGGAAGAGGGCGGCCGCCGCGCCGCCGGGCAGCATCACGAACGGCAGTCGGGCGCCGATCCGCAGCACGCCGAGGGACTGCAACAGCGTCCCGGCGCCGCAGAGCACCAGGGTCGCGCTGAGCAGCGCGGCGGTGCGGTCGGGCGGCAGGTGCAACCCGCCGGCCAGCAGGAAGACGGTGGAGACCGGGGCGGCGATCATCGCCAGAACGTGCTGGGCGGCGAGCGGCAGCAGCCGGTGCAGCGGAAGGCGCGCGTCGACCGGCGCGGGCCCGGGGGTGGCCATCGCTCACACCTGCCGCTTCAGCCACGGGAGTTCAGCGGCGGCGTAGCGGTAGGCGCGGAAGACCGCGTTGTTCTGGGTGGGGAACAGCGCGCCGACCTCCGGTTCGCGGTAGCCGCCGAACTCCGGGACGACGTACTCCCAGCACACCCGGCCCTCGGCAGTGACCTCGAAGAGCCGGCCGGCGGGGGAGTCGGTGACCAGGGTGTTGCCGTTGGGGAGGCGCTGGGCGCTGCCCATGAACGGCGCGAAGAACGCCTCCCGGGCCGGGTCGTGGTACTCCCACACCACCTCGCCGGTCGCCCGGTCCACCTCGATGACGCGGGAGTAGGGGACGTCGCAGTCGGGTCGGAAGACGCCGTTGTCGAAGATCAGGAAGTTGCCGTTCGGCAGCTCCGTGGGGTGGTGTTGCTGGGAGACCAGTCCCGGTCGGGTGCGCCAACGCACCGCTCCGGTGGCCCGGTTGACGACGATCACCGCCGAGACGCTGCGCAGGCTGACCAGCACGTCGCCGTCGGCCAGCGGCAGCACCGAGTTGATCAGCGGCCAGTGCTCCCGCGAGTAGGCCGGGTGCAGCGGGTACTCCTCCGGATCGAGGTGGTCGGCGGCGCTCCAGGACCACAACGGGCACCCGTCCGCGTCGACTTCGCGGAGGGTGTCGGCGTACACCGTGCCGCCCGGCTCGGAGCCGGGCACGCCGCCGCGGACCGCCGCGGCCCGGTCACCGGTCAGCGGCTCCAGCGCGGAGTAGAGGATCCGGCCGTCGCCGTGGTGGTGGGCGTCGTGGTGCTGGAGCGGGTCGGTGTGGGACCGCAGTACCGTGCCGTCGGGGGCGATCTCCTGCATCAGCCCGCCGCGGTACTTGTGCCACATCGGGAAGAGCGCGCCCTGGTCCGGGAGGGTGGCGTTGTAGGCGAGGTTGCCGTTGGGGAGCAGGCGGGCGTGGCGGCCGGGGCGGTGCGGAAGGTCCCAGCGGTGGACGACGGTGCCGCGCAGGTCGATCAGCAGGACCTGGCCGCCGCCGGTCAGCGGGGCGTAGAGCGTGTAGCCGTCGTGCGCGGCGGTGGCGTCGAGCGCGATCAGGCCGGTGCCGCGCCGTCGACGTGTGTTTTGATCGACTGCGATCGGGCCGGTGGTCAGGCCGGAGGCCGTATCAGAGGTCATGCCGGATTCCCCTCGTCGAACTGGCTGCCGTCAAACTTTGTTTGATGAGGTCGAACGGCGTTAGACGCTAGGGCCGGTGTGTTGCGGGGTCGTGAACGGCACGATAAGGAGTACGCGATGGCGTCGGTGGGGAGCGGACGATGAGCGGGGTCGGGAGCGCGGCCGAGGTGCCGCGGGTGGGCGCGGCGGTCCGACGGCGGCGCCGCGCGCGGGAGTTGACCCTGGCCGACCTCGCCCGCGCCACCGGACTGTCCGCCCCGTTCCTCAGCCAGGTCGAGAACGACCGGGCCCGCCCCAGCATGCGTTCGCTCCAGTCGATAGCGGACGCCCTGGAGACCACCGCGGTCCGACTGCTGGCCGCCGCCGACGGGCCGCGCACGGTGGACGTGGTGCGGGCCGACTCGGCCGCCGTGCCCGAGGACGGCGAGACCGGCCGGGTGCGCCCGCTGGTCCGCGGCCACCAGCAGCTGCACGCCCTGGAGTTCACCGGCCGGCACGACTGGCGGCGCGAATTCCGGCACCCGCACGACGAGTTGATGTACGTGATCGAGGGCGCGGTGGAGGCCGAGGCGGACGGCCGCCGCTACGCACTCGGCCCGGGCGACACCCTCTACTGCTCCGGCGGGATCACCCACCGCTGGCGGTCCCTGGCGCCGGAGAGCCGGGTGCTGTTGGTGGGGGTGGCGGATGACTTCCGGGGGTGAGGGGGCGGCGGCCGCCGGCGCTCACACCTCGGCCGCGGCCGTCCCCCGGGCCGCCGTCACCAGGGTCTCCATCACGCGGGTGTCGTCGCCGGCCTCCGGATGCCACTGGACGGCCAGGGTGAGGGCCGG includes the following:
- a CDS encoding quaternary amine ABC transporter ATP-binding protein, translated to MSRLQAEHLYKVFGRRPEDGVRRLQAGAGREELRADGTTAAVIDASIEVDEGQIFVVMGLSGSGKSTLLRMLNGLLEPTAGSVRFDGQDLTSLTPKELRAVRSRKISMVFQHFALFPHRSVLENAAYGLEVQGVARAERERRATEALELAGLKGWEKSWPDELSGGMQQRVGLARALATDADLLLMDESFSALDPLIRRDMQDQLLELQKTLKKTIVFITHDLNEAMRLGDQIAVMRDGRIVQTGSAEDILVRPANDYVASFIQDVDRSRVLTAGAVMTDVDSVLGDAAPGGTGLATAAAFRAAAPATVGVDTPLADLFTACSTSAVPVAVTDERGELAGAVTAERLLAVLGEPSLPDAAPTVPAPAAADKTEGTVTADA
- a CDS encoding helix-turn-helix domain-containing protein, whose product is MSGVGSAAEVPRVGAAVRRRRRARELTLADLARATGLSAPFLSQVENDRARPSMRSLQSIADALETTAVRLLAAADGPRTVDVVRADSAAVPEDGETGRVRPLVRGHQQLHALEFTGRHDWRREFRHPHDELMYVIEGAVEAEADGRRYALGPGDTLYCSGGITHRWRSLAPESRVLLVGVADDFRG
- a CDS encoding LysR family transcriptional regulator, with protein sequence MSGETKEWAGAPGDGVPLHHRVPDLGALELLLAVARLGSLGRAARVMGITQPAASSRIRSMERQLGVALVERSPRGSRLTEAGALVTDWARRVVEAAEAFDAGTQALRGRRDSRLRVAASMTIAEYLLPGWLIALRAQRPGTAVSLLAGNSRLVAERLLAGEADLGFVEGLDVPAGLDEVVVGRDRLVVVAAPSHPWARRRTGLTAAELAATPLILRERGSGTRQVLDAALAGTGGLAAPLLELASTTAVKSAVVSEAAPSVLSELAVREELTAGRLVAVPVRGLELARELRAVWPAGQRPVGPARDLLGLTRRGA
- a CDS encoding 5'-3' exonuclease, yielding MLLDAASLYFRAYFGVPESVKAPDGTPVNAVRGLLDFIARLVQDHHPDDLVACMDADWRPQWRVDLIPSYKAHRVAEEAPAGSTGPDEEEIPDTLSPQVPVIEEVLDALGIARIGAAGYEADDVIGTLTARAKGPVDIVTGDRDLFQLVDDARGIRVLYPLKGVGTLQLTDGALLREKYGVDGPGYADLALLRGDPSDGLPGVPGVGEKTAAKLLDVYGDLAGIIAAAEDPTSKITPAQRKRLTEARPYLAVAPKVVQVATDVPIPDGEIALPVEPADPERLEALAAQWGLGGALQRLLGALRP
- a CDS encoding helical backbone metal receptor is translated as MGLRVVSLVPSLTEAVAVSAPGVVVGATDWCSHPVGLDVVRVGGTKNPDVGRIVGLGPDVVIANEEENRAVDLAALRAAGLRVLVTEVRSLEQAFAELARVLAEGCGLARPGWLDAAEDAWRAVPVPVVERTAVVPVWRRPWMVVGRDTFAGDLLRRLGVRNVYAEHEERYPRIALGELNAVGADLVVLPDEPYRFAGDDGPEAFPGMPAALVSGRHLTWYGPSLVRAPQVLAAGLAESAWVRRL
- a CDS encoding ABC transporter permease/substrate binding protein, with the protein product MPRIQIGSWANDAVNWLRDNLDWLFQLITTVLNGLYNAIHTVLAAPQPLVLAGILAVLAWWLRGLPAAVLTFLGFALIDSIQQWGPTVESLSLVLVACLITVVVAVPLGIWAARSRVVGGILRPVLDLMQTMPAMVYLIPGILFFGLGVVPGIVATIVFSMPPAVRMTELGIRQVDGELVEAAEAFGTHPRRTLLRVQLPLALPTIMAGINQVIMLALSMVVIAGMVGGGGLGASVYNAISSVNVALGAEAGLAVVILAMYLDRMTGALNQRVSPLGRRALAKAQAALGGWKFLQWRPATSVAMVGVVVLALLAGGMSYLNNNGSGASGGGNGKPITLGYVNWDEGKATTYLWKEILEERGYKPKVQALEAGPLFAGQARGDIDVQTNAWLPVTHAEYWKKYQDQLEDLGTWYDKTSLEIAVPSYVKDVKTLDDLKGRSAEFGGKITGIEPGAGEMKILKDKVLGAYGLGGEYKVQESSTASMLSELDRAIHNKKPIAVTLWSPHWAYDKYQLTKLKDPKGAFGSGDGLHMLGRKGFAKDMPEVAKWMKNFHLDEKQLTSLENAIKSAGEGHEQDGVRSWLKQNPGLVEKIAPSAHATYAKGADAGKSPNIGYPAWDEGIATAYLWKNVLEKRGYQPNLRNLDVGPMWTGLSTGQIDVETDAWLPVAQKQYWDKYKDDLVDVGAWYDKTSLEIAVPSYVKDVKSMDDLRAHKDEFKGKIIGIEPGTGEMQRLKSTVLPAYGLSDFEVTSAGTSAMLAELDRAYRNHEPVAVVLWSPHWAYNKYQLTKLADPKGTWGANNQIKTLGNKSFPKKFPEFYGWLKNWKMTPDELGSLEKDIQDAGKGNEDKGVQKWIDGHPGIVDEMAPVK
- a CDS encoding arylsulfotransferase family protein, producing MTSDTASGLTTGPIAVDQNTRRRRGTGLIALDATAAHDGYTLYAPLTGGGQVLLIDLRGTVVHRWDLPHRPGRHARLLPNGNLAYNATLPDQGALFPMWHKYRGGLMQEIAPDGTVLRSHTDPLQHHDAHHHGDGRILYSALEPLTGDRAAAVRGGVPGSEPGGTVYADTLREVDADGCPLWSWSAADHLDPEEYPLHPAYSREHWPLINSVLPLADGDVLVSLRSVSAVIVVNRATGAVRWRTRPGLVSQQHHPTELPNGNFLIFDNGVFRPDCDVPYSRVIEVDRATGEVVWEYHDPAREAFFAPFMGSAQRLPNGNTLVTDSPAGRLFEVTAEGRVCWEYVVPEFGGYREPEVGALFPTQNNAVFRAYRYAAAELPWLKRQV
- a CDS encoding uracil-xanthine permease family protein, with product MATPGPAPVDARLPLHRLLPLAAQHVLAMIAAPVSTVFLLAGGLHLPPDRTAALLSATLVLCGAGTLLQSLGVLRIGARLPFVMLPGGAAAALFLQIAREHGAATASGAVLLAAALLLAALPLYGRLVRFFPPLVMGATVLVIGVTMVAVAAPMATAGGGPALVTVAATALGFLLLRGVWRQLSVLLGMAVGTAATALSGAPFRAVPGDAVLALPRLLPYGVPHFDLLAALPLLVFALASLAEATGQTVLNSRAVGRDPRPARDVPRTARADAAASLLAGLFGGVTMVTSAENIGVVRLTGVRSRFVTAAAGALLVLCGLLAPLTRLLAALPVPVVGGAALVIYAVIAAMGIAMLAGTDLDDRAAATVLALTLLAGLLPLLAPRLYAPLPTWAHALLGSGVPAAALTAATLTALFTRLGTARRPAPAGAE
- a CDS encoding TDT family transporter, which codes for MSSVAQAPPRNPATGAPAPTPGPSSVRHLGPNWYAAVMGTAIVANAGATLPLTAPGLRAAYQVVWALSALLLLTLLTARAVHWARHSDQARRHLLDPTVAPFYGCLAMALLAVGGGTLAVGRDIIGTPAAVAADAVLWTAGTLVGLATAAGIPYLMVARHKITEGSASPVWLLPLVAPMVSAALGPALIPHLPPGQPQKALLLACYALFGMSLLMTLAVLPLVLSRLFHHGPLPLALTPTLFLVLGPLGQSTTAVNNLADVAPGVVTPSTAHAMSAFAVLYGVPVLGFALLWLALATALVVRAARRGMGFAMTWWGFTFPVGTCVTGAAGLARHTGLTAYGWLAVALFAALVIAVAVTGTRTAHGLARGRLLAPPRPTTA